The sequence below is a genomic window from Planctomycetaceae bacterium.
CGTAGATCCGCAACGTGAAGTACTGCTGGTCTCTGTAGCCGTAGGCACGGCGTTGGAGGGTCTTGATCTTGTTGTTGGTTCCTTCCAACGCGGCGGTAGAGATCGGGTGGTCGTACCAAGCCAGAAGCCCGAATCGGTACGCCCGCAGGAGCCGAGAGAACTTCT
It includes:
- a CDS encoding transposase codes for the protein AYYLKEDLRQFWEQPDKATARNFLCDWIARAEASKILVLQKFSRLLRAYRFGLLAWYDHPISTAALEGTNNKIKTLQRRAYGYRDQQYFTLRIYALHEAKYALVG